A part of Sinorhizobium chiapasense genomic DNA contains:
- a CDS encoding pyridoxal phosphate-dependent aminotransferase yields the protein MTQMSKRSAVEPFHAMDVLAEATRRRDAGHPVISMAVGQPVHPAPKAALEAARRALEHGRLGYTDALGTLSLKTAIARHYHGRHGITLDPQRIAVTTGSSAGFNLAFLALFDPGDCVAIARPGYPAYRNILQALGLTVVEVEAGRETGFTLKPESLAHAAERIGRPLKGVLLASPANPTGTVTGRAGLKALADYCRTERITFISDEIYHGLTFVGEEATALEVTDNVVVINSFSKYYCMTGWRIGWMVLPEAQVRGFERLAQSLYISPPELSQIAAEAALNAHEELDGYKAAYAANRELLMTRLPQIGLAIASPMDGAFYSYVDVSRFTNDSMAFARRMLAEINVAATPGFDFDPVEGHRTMRFSYAGSAAEMSEAMDRVARWLA from the coding sequence GGCGGTCGGGCAACCGGTCCATCCAGCCCCGAAGGCGGCACTTGAAGCAGCAAGGCGTGCCCTCGAGCATGGCCGTCTGGGCTACACGGACGCACTCGGCACGCTGTCGTTGAAAACCGCAATTGCCCGCCACTATCACGGCCGCCATGGCATCACCCTCGATCCGCAGCGGATTGCGGTCACGACGGGCTCGTCGGCCGGCTTCAATCTGGCGTTCCTCGCGCTCTTCGATCCGGGTGATTGCGTCGCGATCGCCCGTCCGGGATATCCGGCGTATCGCAACATCTTGCAGGCGTTGGGTCTGACCGTCGTCGAGGTCGAGGCGGGCAGGGAGACCGGCTTCACTTTGAAGCCGGAAAGCCTCGCGCATGCGGCCGAGCGCATCGGCAGGCCGCTCAAGGGCGTCCTTCTGGCAAGCCCGGCTAACCCCACGGGGACGGTGACGGGGCGAGCGGGTCTCAAGGCGCTCGCGGACTATTGCCGGACCGAGCGGATCACCTTCATTTCCGACGAGATCTATCACGGGCTGACGTTCGTCGGCGAAGAGGCCACCGCGCTCGAGGTGACCGACAACGTGGTCGTGATCAACTCCTTCTCGAAATACTATTGCATGACCGGTTGGCGGATCGGCTGGATGGTATTGCCCGAGGCGCAGGTGCGCGGCTTCGAGCGCCTGGCGCAGAGCCTCTATATTTCGCCGCCGGAACTCTCCCAGATCGCCGCCGAGGCGGCGCTCAACGCACATGAAGAACTGGATGGCTACAAGGCAGCCTATGCCGCCAACCGCGAACTGCTGATGACGCGCCTGCCGCAAATCGGCCTTGCGATCGCCTCGCCGATGGATGGCGCTTTCTATTCCTATGTCGACGTCAGCCGGTTCACCAATGACAGCATGGCCTTTGCGCGCCGGATGCTGGCCGAGATCAATGTGGCGGCGACACCGGGTTTCGATTTCGATCCCGTGGAAGGGCACCGGACGATGCGCTTCTCCTATGCCGGATCCGCAGCCGAGATGTCGGAGGCAATGGATCGCGTCGCCCGCTGGCTGGCCTGA